A window of Zingiber officinale cultivar Zhangliang chromosome 5A, Zo_v1.1, whole genome shotgun sequence contains these coding sequences:
- the LOC121979491 gene encoding uncharacterized protein LOC121979491, whose protein sequence is MAMITCSSSSSSSPTSPPWLPLFLFFLCVFSTSFFSSTAKILYAPHCNTIVPEAKSTNRFTTSHSAFDIYHGYFSGGAKIFHLEHLSFYFRPFYLYKTLSPDSLQVDGELVLRGAKILEPSKPSRSYLNYSRGNISTEETRFHFSGFWSKSTGMLCMVGHGTFTQTEGKSRPLSAVFKLFYPQNATIHTSLVKGTLESLSSDDADDFLNFDPIFLLAYAQNNYNFTMKSQANRACSSLPELENSMSFDGDSVCNFLTYLAYQPFKLDYESCSGDSSGCKTLDANLGFSSRFVYFDMVQCRDEGKLQLLMEFSNKSRREYARALVPEKSLVGEGYWDLITLKNRSDIVGQMWSNKNKDDAGYLSNVSFRSWRYQGFTTASYKYTEIDSVRKNCRAILGLHSSEHVFPGANDLNFRADFNDSAGRIGWGRLKTLSVGDKLYEHAATVVMSASSPTQDEESSGTLNKTSLNKDVNVSCSITYRYRTGRILKMQLFSNFSEEFEIAAEGVYSSATGMLCMRGCRYPNLDSENHMPMDCDISIDIQFPPLNPKSEDQGIINGTIRSTREESDSLYFKPITVFLRRYMFVATAAESIWRMEMETVMVLISLTFSCLCILLQIVHANKHRDVVSSISIVMLLILNLGFVIPLVLNFEALFVNQKQNNLSLGNGGWLDVNEVIVRTLSLASLFLTFRLLQLAWSVRSAEDSKAQSVAERRSLKLCLPLYFAGALLTWWANRKTSSANQLRDELILYAGLVLDGFLLPQIVFNLFHKSKERASMTLTPFFYVGITLTRALPHLYDAYRKRRYVNAVDDSSRLYARADGEFYSVAWDVVVPCGGMLLAVIVGLQQRFGGGFLVPRRLMKKNLAGYESVQAVGL, encoded by the exons ATGGCTATGATCActtgctcctcttcttcttcttcttcccccacTTCTCCACCATGGCTTccgctcttcctcttcttcctttgtgTCTTCTccacttccttcttttcttcaacAGCAAAAATTCTTTATGCTCCCCACTGCAACACCATTGTACCTGAAGCCAAGTCGACCAACCGCTTCACGACCTCACACTCTGCCTTCGACATCTACCATGGTTACTTTTCCGGCGGTGCCAAAATCTTCCACCTGGAGCATTTGTCCTTCTACTTCAGGCCCTTTTACCTCTACAAGACCCTGTCGCCGGACAGCCTTCAAGTAGATGGAGAATTAGTCCTTCGTGGTGCAAAAATTCTGGAGCCGAGTAAACCTTCAAGGAGTTATTTGAACTACTCTCGCGGCAACATCAGCACTGAAGAAACAAGATTCCACTTCTCTGGCTTTTGGTCCAAGTCAACCGGCATGCTTTGCATGGTTGGCCATGGCACCTTCACCCAAACCGAAGGTAAGTCGCGTCCTCTATCTGCCGTTTTCAAGCTTTTCTACCCACAAAACGCCACCATTCATACCAGCCTTGTGAAGGGGACTTTAGAAAGCTTGAGTAGTGACGACGCTGATGACTTCCTCAACTTTGATCCTATCTTTCTTTTAGCCTATGcacaaaataattataatttcacTATGAAATCTCAAGCCAACAGAGCATGCTCCTCCCTTCCAGAGCTTGAGAACTCCATGAGTTTTGATGGTGATTCAGTTTGTAATTTTCTCACATACTTGGCTTACCAACCATTCAAATTAGACTATGAGAGTTGCTCCGGTGACAGTAGCGGCTGCAAAACCTTAGATGCGAACCTGGGATTCTCCTCGAGATTCGTGTACTTTGATATGGTCCAGTGCAGAGACGAAGGCAAGCTGCAGTTGCTGATGGAATTTTCCAATAAGAGTCGGCGTGAATATGCTAGagcactggtgcctgagaagtccCTTGTTGGCGAAGGGTATTGGGATC TCATAACACTGAAGAACAGAAGTGACATCGTCGGTCAAATGTGGAGTAACAAGAACAAGGATGATGCCGGCTACTTGAGCAACGTCTCCTTCCGGAGTTGGAGATATCAAGGGTTTACAACTGCTAGCTACAAATACACTGAAATAGATTCTGTCAGAAAGAATTGCAGAGCGATTCTGGGTTTGCATTCGAGCGAGCATGTGTTTCCCGGTGCCAATGACTTGAACTTTCGTGCGGACTTTAATGATTCTGCGGGAAGAATTGGTTGGGGGAGACTGAAAACGTTATCAGTGGGAGACAAGTTATATGAACATGCTGCAACTGTGGTTATGTCAGCTAGCAGCCCGACTCAAGATGAGGAAAGTAGTGGTACCCTTAACAAAACGTCGTTGAATAAGGATGTGAATGTAAGCTGTTCTATAACCTACCGCTATAGAACTGGAAGAATTCTGAAGATGCAGCTCTTCTCTAATTTTTCTGAAGAATTCGAAATTGCAGCTGAGGGAGTTTACAGTTCGGCAACTGGAATGCTCTGCATGAGGGGATGCCGGTATCCAAATTTGGACTCTGAGAATCACATGCCTATGGACTGCGACATCTCGATCGACATCCAGTTCCCCCCTCTCAATCCAAAATCAGAGGATCAGGGCATCATTAATGGCACCATCAGAAGCACAAGAGAAGAGTCCGATTCTCTTTACTTCAAACCAATTACAGTGTTCCTCCGTCGTTACATGTTCGTGGCGACTGCAGCGGAGTCGATCTGGAGAATGGAGATGGAGACAGTCATGGTGCTGATCTCCCTCACCTTTTCATGCTTGTGCATCTTGTTACAGATCGTCCATGCCAATAAGCACCGCGACGTCGTTTCGTCCATTTCCATTGTCATGCTCCTGATCCTCAATCTGGGCTTCGTCATTCCTCTGGTGCTCAACTTCGAAGCCCTGTTCGTGAACCAGAAGCAGAATAATCTCTCCCTGGGAAATGGTGGGTGGCTCGACGTCAACGAGGTGATTGTGAGAACGCTATCCTTGGCGTCTCTGTTCCTGACCTTCCGCCTGCTTCAGCTCGCGTGGTCCGTCAGATCGGCAGAGGATAGCAAGGCTCAAAGTGTGGCAGAGAGGAGAAGCCTCAAGCTGTGTCTGCCGCTCTACTTCGCCGGTGCGCTGCTCACTTGGTGGGCCAACCGAAAGACGTCCTCGGCAAACCAACTGCGGGATGAGCTAATCCTTTATGCCGGCCTGGTGCTCGATGGATTCCTGCTGCCTCAGATCGTCTTTAATCTTTTCCACAAATCGAAGGAGAGAGCTTCGATGACTTTGACGCCGTTCTTTTACGTGGGGATCACGCTCACGAGAGCACTGCCGCACTTGTACGACGCCTATCGAAAGCGGCGCTACGTGAACGCAGTGGATGACTCGTCGAGGCTTTACGCGAGGGCGGATGGGGAGTTCTACTCGGTGGCGTGGGATGTGGTGGTGCCTTGCGGAGGAATGCTGTTGGCGGTGATCGTGGGCCTGCAGCAGCGGTTCGGTGGTGGCTTCTTGGTTCCTCGGCGATTGATGAAGAAGAATCTCGCTGGGTATGAGTCGGTGCAGGCGGTGGGACTCTAG